The following coding sequences are from one Flavobacteriales bacterium window:
- a CDS encoding T9SS type A sorting domain-containing protein has product MADGFNGTTTVCDSVAIHFSGKNPDTELYLYPNPNPGHALALNATGLVPDHCGLLIISDLTGRKVLQREFCTNGQGSVFMNLSLSSEIGTGMYFVKMYDGIRITCERLVVR; this is encoded by the coding sequence GTGGCAGACGGATTTAACGGAACAACCACCGTCTGCGATTCCGTAGCCATACACTTCAGTGGGAAGAATCCTGATACGGAGCTCTACCTGTACCCTAATCCCAACCCCGGACATGCCCTTGCCCTGAATGCCACCGGATTGGTACCCGATCACTGCGGGCTTCTCATTATCTCCGACCTGACGGGAAGGAAAGTCCTGCAAAGGGAATTTTGCACAAACGGCCAGGGAAGTGTGTTCATGAACCTCTCCCTTTCATCTGAAATAGGAACAGGCATGTACTTTGTGAAAATGTATGACGGAATACGAATCACGTGCGAAAGACTTGTGGTACGATAG
- a CDS encoding G8 domain-containing protein: MAALIFAGDAQAYTCDCKTSGNWSNTSTWQNCGGGIPGAADDVTIKSGRTVTVDITTAQCDNLQLSAGGFGNSGTLVFNAGSQLTMSGTLSFFQNLFSWASLDMSNGGTLNCAKWTGGLFGSFSCGTGKVKFTGTSFALPWNLFMLQFYDLEVATSGNLNLVLGIEILNDLTISSGTLNAASFDIDIGGNWNNTGGSYSASNNTVTFNGTGTRYIRSAGSAYEDLTINKSSGNLNLLDDVTINDNLGFSSGHLILDTYDVTMNTISGAGTSRHIVTNGTGNVQKPALTGAFTFPVSNSTGTYNPLTLNNSGTSGRFDVRACTNVFDDGTCGGTQLVTKLANVTWQLATTSPAPSVSIIAQWDAAQESSDFDRSQSFISIYNGGSWNQQGSPSSSSGSGPYTQSYGAVSALGPVAVGGGIGGPLPIELLSMEAVQAGKDVLVNWTTASEINNHYFTLESATGSATTIKPEFHLIGTIPGSGNSTWPIPYSFLDTTPSPGQDVDWVYYRLWQTDLTEQPPSAIP, translated from the coding sequence GTGGCAGCACTAATATTCGCCGGGGATGCACAGGCCTATACCTGTGATTGTAAGACCTCCGGGAATTGGAGCAACACCAGCACCTGGCAAAACTGCGGGGGAGGCATACCTGGTGCAGCTGACGATGTTACCATCAAGTCGGGACGCACGGTCACTGTGGACATCACTACTGCACAATGCGATAACCTTCAACTTTCAGCCGGAGGCTTCGGAAACTCAGGAACTCTGGTATTCAATGCAGGCAGTCAGCTAACCATGAGCGGTACCCTTTCCTTCTTTCAGAATCTTTTCAGTTGGGCCTCCCTGGATATGTCCAACGGCGGCACCCTCAACTGTGCCAAATGGACCGGCGGTTTATTCGGTTCTTTCTCCTGTGGCACAGGAAAGGTCAAGTTCACCGGGACTTCCTTTGCACTTCCATGGAACTTGTTCATGCTTCAGTTCTATGATCTTGAAGTTGCCACATCCGGCAACCTGAACCTGGTCCTGGGCATTGAAATTCTGAATGACCTCACCATCTCCTCAGGCACGCTGAATGCAGCTTCCTTTGATATCGACATTGGGGGGAACTGGAATAATACGGGCGGCAGTTATTCTGCATCAAACAACACCGTAACGTTCAACGGAACCGGAACACGGTATATCCGCAGTGCAGGCTCAGCCTACGAAGATCTCACCATCAATAAATCAAGTGGCAACCTGAACCTGCTGGATGACGTGACCATCAATGACAACCTCGGATTTTCTTCCGGCCATCTCATCCTCGATACGTATGACGTTACCATGAATACGATATCGGGAGCAGGTACTTCCAGGCATATCGTAACCAATGGCACCGGAAACGTACAAAAGCCTGCTTTAACAGGTGCTTTCACATTCCCGGTAAGTAATTCGACGGGCACATATAATCCGCTAACGCTGAACAACAGCGGCACAAGCGGGCGTTTCGACGTGCGTGCATGCACCAATGTGTTTGACGATGGAACATGCGGTGGCACCCAATTGGTCACCAAGCTGGCCAACGTCACCTGGCAACTGGCAACCACTTCACCGGCACCATCGGTAAGCATCATCGCCCAGTGGGATGCTGCCCAGGAGTCATCAGACTTCGACCGTTCTCAAAGTTTTATAAGTATCTATAATGGGGGAAGCTGGAATCAGCAGGGAAGTCCGTCCTCCTCATCGGGATCAGGGCCTTACACCCAAAGCTACGGAGCGGTCTCTGCCCTCGGACCGGTGGCGGTCGGTGGCGGGATCGGCGGTCCACTACCGATAGAACTTCTTTCCATGGAAGCTGTTCAGGCAGGAAAGGATGTCCTTGTCAACTGGACCACCGCATCAGAAATCAACAATCACTATTTTACCCTCGAATCGGCAACAGGAAGTGCGACCACGATCAAGCCGGAATTCCACCTCATTGGCACCATCCCGGGAAGTGGTAACAGCACATGGCCCATCCCCTATTCCTTTTTGGATACGACCCCGTCCCCCGGACAGGATGTTGACTGGGTTTACTACCGTCTGTGGCAGACGGATTTAACGGAACAACCACCGTCTGCGATTCCGTAG
- a CDS encoding gliding motility-associated C-terminal domain-containing protein, which yields MKLFSRPYVWGLWALLWLLSWPSFAQTRLPLASPNDVYGYNDCGDNLGFEDGDLSNWDGCHYDGNNAPCCPVQCDIVGLQPGINSVNGDLGECSTRNPNFNNIRHTLTNGNGIDPNSDNMIPVVAPGCGNYSVRIGNQEAGKQAECMSQTFTVVPENALFTYMYAVVFQDPTDHTDDERPRFNINISASGAPVPCGGEYVVVSKDAINEGFTKALNPACGDTNVWYKPWTPVATDLTAYIGQQVTIEFCTADCGRGGHWGYAYVDTYCSPLEIDGAHVCSWQDSITLVAPQGFTNYEWYMGTLPLTPPIVSTDISATVPVVDGDVYTVRMENVASPGCYTYITDTIVVFGGEAFGDTMVCKEFAGPIQLTTISNDGDATYNWTPATGLSCTTCPNPQVNPPYSDIVYTVTMTNAVGCIATDSVVITTKGCDPTVTATADSLCNGGCGEVTAVGSKGLPPYTYTWSPDVGGIGEGPHTVCPTTTTVYHVTITDADGYTDSTTATFVVYPLPTVSMPPDETICANEIPTMDLTATVNSGTAPFSYLWDDPSSGTTATITISNVPDSSVTYHVTVTDVNGCSTSGEVTITSICLPEITMEPDEYCVPDCAMLDPKASKGTPPYTYTWDDPTLNGPGPHQVCPSVTTTYCVTVTDVYNKSASTCATITVHELPVLTTSTTDATCGECNGSVVVNASGNAPFNYLWSSGCINSSCQDLCAGPYTVTVSDVNDCVSVVSDTVIGHTRPTVDIISSTDPLCFGDCTGTATAVGDEGISPYTFTWNDPGQQSGTTATGLCAGTHEVCLQDDQGCLVCDSVVINQPPALVVSMTAKDEICHDSTGAVYQTSTGGVPPYTFVWSDQNSSTTATITMLTEGTYEVTITDSNGCTATGSDQVINNQILPSAEFVPDPVEVLLLNPVINFFDKSSDAISWYWDFGDGAESDLQNPIHLFTDTGCYQVLLRVENKYGCTDSIPRTVCVKDLTSIYVPNAFTPNGDGTNEYFTVGEYNYCEFEMFIYDRWGNMIFKTTSMKGWDGTANNGSEIAQQDVYVWLIKAVDCYGEEWQRVGRVTLVR from the coding sequence ATGAAATTGTTTTCCCGTCCTTATGTATGGGGGCTTTGGGCTTTGCTTTGGTTATTGTCATGGCCCTCGTTCGCACAGACACGTTTGCCCCTTGCATCGCCCAACGATGTGTATGGCTACAATGATTGCGGAGATAACCTCGGTTTCGAAGATGGCGACCTGTCTAACTGGGACGGATGCCATTATGATGGTAACAATGCCCCATGCTGTCCGGTGCAATGCGATATTGTGGGGCTGCAACCCGGCATCAATTCCGTCAACGGAGACCTGGGCGAGTGTAGCACCCGGAATCCGAATTTCAATAACATAAGACACACCCTGACAAACGGTAACGGGATCGACCCGAACAGTGATAATATGATACCTGTTGTAGCGCCCGGGTGTGGTAATTACTCAGTACGCATTGGAAACCAGGAGGCGGGAAAGCAGGCGGAATGCATGTCACAAACGTTTACCGTGGTTCCTGAGAATGCGCTGTTTACCTACATGTATGCCGTGGTATTCCAGGATCCAACCGATCATACGGATGATGAACGCCCGCGCTTTAACATCAACATCTCGGCCAGCGGAGCACCCGTTCCCTGCGGCGGTGAGTATGTGGTGGTAAGTAAGGATGCCATCAACGAGGGATTTACCAAAGCCCTCAATCCTGCCTGCGGAGATACCAACGTGTGGTATAAACCGTGGACGCCGGTGGCTACCGATCTTACGGCATACATCGGACAACAGGTGACCATCGAATTCTGTACGGCAGACTGTGGCCGTGGCGGTCACTGGGGGTATGCCTATGTGGATACCTATTGTTCTCCATTGGAGATCGATGGCGCCCACGTGTGCTCCTGGCAAGACAGCATTACCCTGGTGGCACCGCAGGGATTTACGAATTATGAATGGTATATGGGAACACTTCCGCTGACACCGCCCATTGTAAGTACGGATATTTCCGCGACTGTCCCGGTAGTGGACGGAGATGTATATACCGTACGGATGGAGAACGTTGCGTCCCCCGGTTGCTATACCTACATCACCGACACCATCGTCGTATTCGGAGGCGAGGCTTTCGGTGACACGATGGTATGCAAGGAGTTTGCAGGCCCTATCCAGCTCACCACCATATCCAACGACGGTGATGCGACCTACAACTGGACTCCCGCCACCGGCCTGAGTTGTACCACCTGCCCCAACCCGCAAGTCAATCCACCCTATAGCGACATCGTCTACACGGTCACTATGACCAATGCGGTAGGATGTATCGCCACCGATAGTGTGGTCATCACCACCAAAGGATGTGATCCCACGGTGACTGCAACAGCGGATTCCCTTTGCAACGGTGGATGTGGTGAAGTGACAGCCGTCGGTTCGAAAGGACTTCCTCCCTACACCTATACCTGGTCACCGGATGTGGGAGGTATAGGTGAGGGACCACATACGGTGTGTCCGACCACCACGACCGTATACCATGTGACCATAACAGATGCCGATGGTTATACCGACAGCACCACGGCCACCTTTGTGGTTTACCCATTACCCACTGTATCCATGCCGCCGGATGAAACGATCTGTGCCAATGAAATACCTACCATGGATCTGACCGCAACCGTCAACAGTGGTACCGCGCCGTTCTCCTATCTGTGGGATGATCCCAGTTCCGGCACCACGGCTACCATCACCATTAGCAATGTTCCCGATTCCTCCGTTACATATCATGTGACGGTGACGGATGTCAACGGATGTTCTACGTCCGGTGAAGTCACCATCACTTCGATATGTTTACCTGAGATCACCATGGAACCGGATGAATATTGTGTGCCCGATTGTGCCATGCTTGACCCCAAAGCTTCAAAAGGAACGCCGCCTTACACGTACACCTGGGATGATCCCACACTGAATGGCCCCGGGCCTCATCAGGTGTGTCCTTCAGTCACGACAACCTACTGTGTGACGGTAACGGATGTGTACAACAAAAGCGCGAGTACCTGTGCCACCATTACCGTGCATGAATTACCGGTGCTTACCACTTCCACAACGGATGCTACATGTGGAGAATGCAATGGGAGTGTTGTGGTGAATGCATCCGGAAACGCGCCGTTTAACTATCTATGGAGTTCCGGATGTATTAATAGCTCATGTCAGGATTTATGCGCAGGGCCATATACTGTAACGGTTTCGGATGTCAATGACTGTGTGTCGGTCGTGTCGGATACCGTGATCGGACACACCAGACCCACGGTGGATATCATCTCCAGCACCGATCCGTTGTGCTTCGGAGATTGTACGGGTACGGCAACGGCAGTGGGTGACGAAGGCATTTCACCTTATACATTCACCTGGAATGATCCCGGCCAGCAATCCGGAACCACCGCCACCGGTTTGTGTGCTGGTACGCATGAGGTATGTCTGCAGGATGATCAGGGCTGTCTGGTCTGTGATTCGGTGGTGATCAACCAACCACCTGCACTGGTGGTGTCCATGACAGCTAAAGATGAGATCTGCCATGACTCGACAGGAGCGGTTTATCAGACAAGCACGGGGGGCGTACCGCCTTATACCTTCGTGTGGAGTGATCAGAATTCATCCACCACTGCGACCATCACAATGTTGACAGAGGGTACGTATGAAGTTACTATCACCGACAGCAATGGTTGTACCGCTACCGGTAGTGATCAGGTGATCAATAATCAGATTCTGCCATCGGCGGAGTTCGTTCCGGATCCGGTGGAAGTGTTGCTATTGAATCCGGTGATCAACTTCTTTGATAAATCAAGCGACGCGATCAGTTGGTATTGGGATTTCGGTGATGGCGCGGAGTCGGATCTGCAGAACCCCATCCATCTTTTCACAGATACGGGATGTTATCAGGTACTCTTAAGGGTGGAGAACAAGTACGGTTGTACCGACAGTATTCCGCGGACGGTTTGCGTGAAGGATCTGACCAGCATTTACGTCCCCAATGCTTTTACTCCTAATGGAGATGGAACGAATGAGTACTTTACCGTCGGCGAGTATAACTACTGCGAATTCGAGATGTTCATTTATGATCGCTGGGGCAACATGATCTTCAAAACCACCAGCATGAAGGGCTGGGATGGTACGGCCAACAACGGCTCCGAGATCGCGCAACAGGATGTCTACGTGTGGTTGATCAAGGCGGTTGATTGCTATGGTGAGGAATGGCAAAGGGTAGGGCGGGTGACGCTGGTGCGATAG
- a CDS encoding T9SS type A sorting domain-containing protein: MTPPSSGTADDKHVDGVVRKTGNDAFTFPVGDGGRYMPLTIAAPSVATDIFTTQYIFSDPDPSYDAGSREGTLYNVSRTEYWLLSRDNGSSDVDVTLSFITSSGVLDLADLVVARWDGSKWVDEGNGGTTGDKDDGTVTSNAAITSFGSAFALGTITADNPLPIRWLDFIAYYQDQDVQLNWTTGTEINNDHFTIERSRDGILFEEIGTVKGKGNSTAVSRYASADTEPYKGESYYRIRQTDYDGTSTYSDIHPVNIGLQELANVVPNPATSDNISLQIASEQRGDMQVTIFDAGGRIVYTNNIAFENGQFRYMIQPEKELSPGLYTLVGQSEQQLFQKKFVIR; encoded by the coding sequence TCAAGCGGTACGGCCGACGACAAACATGTGGATGGTGTGGTGAGAAAAACCGGTAATGACGCCTTTACCTTCCCTGTTGGGGATGGCGGCCGGTATATGCCCCTGACCATCGCGGCACCATCTGTAGCCACCGATATCTTCACCACGCAATATATCTTCAGCGATCCCGATCCCTCCTATGACGCAGGTTCGCGGGAAGGAACACTATATAATGTAAGTAGAACGGAATATTGGCTCCTGAGCCGTGACAACGGCAGCTCGGACGTTGACGTTACCCTGTCCTTCATTACCTCCTCCGGCGTGCTTGATCTTGCCGACCTGGTGGTGGCACGGTGGGACGGTTCCAAATGGGTGGATGAAGGCAATGGCGGCACCACCGGCGATAAAGACGACGGTACCGTGACTTCCAATGCAGCCATCACCTCCTTCGGATCAGCATTTGCCCTGGGTACCATTACAGCGGATAACCCACTACCCATACGATGGCTCGATTTTATCGCCTACTATCAGGATCAGGATGTGCAACTGAACTGGACCACCGGTACCGAGATCAACAACGACCACTTCACCATCGAGCGTTCACGGGACGGTATCCTCTTCGAAGAGATAGGTACGGTCAAAGGCAAGGGAAATTCAACGGCGGTTTCCCGCTATGCTTCCGCCGATACGGAGCCATATAAAGGTGAATCATACTACCGCATCAGGCAAACCGACTACGACGGGACCTCCACATATTCCGACATTCACCCGGTCAATATCGGTCTGCAGGAACTTGCCAATGTGGTCCCCAATCCGGCGACCTCAGATAACATCTCCCTGCAGATCGCTTCCGAGCAACGCGGTGACATGCAGGTGACCATATTTGACGCCGGTGGACGCATCGTTTATACCAACAATATTGCTTTTGAAAATGGACAGTTCCGGTATATGATCCAACCTGAAAAGGAACTATCACCCGGACTGTATACCCTTGTAGGACAAAGTGAACAACAGCTTTTTCAAAAGAAATTCGTGATCAGATAA
- a CDS encoding GIY-YIG nuclease family protein: protein MPYYFYVLYSQKLDRYYIGHTSDVEGRLRRHNGRHKGFTTKADDWREVYWESYPTKEEAYRRELEVKKWKSRRRVQELISAGSEHPA, encoded by the coding sequence ATGCCCTACTACTTCTATGTTCTTTACTCCCAAAAACTCGATCGTTACTACATCGGTCACACTTCTGATGTGGAAGGCCGCTTGCGTAGACATAATGGCCGGCATAAGGGTTTTACAACCAAGGCCGATGATTGGAGAGAAGTTTACTGGGAATCATACCCTACCAAAGAAGAAGCTTACCGGCGCGAGCTGGAAGTCAAAAAATGGAAAAGCCGAAGACGCGTTCAGGAGCTTATCTCAGCAGGTTCAGAGCATCCCGCCTAA